The following proteins are co-located in the Nitrospinota bacterium genome:
- a CDS encoding TlpA family protein disulfide reductase: MAFLRDERVHLFVVCLLCLVMIAAPAKAVSRGGRAPSFTLPDISGRPTALSDLLRGRQAVVLALGTAWSYQFPQWMEELRRLADRYSDGSVAVAAVFLKDKPKSVRLFVNRYGLTRSGVLLLVDSNGSLIEPYGIREIPRILLLDGTGTIHYDGPVDKIEDSVARLLRGEAVPRRPRRPEFTKPPPLY, from the coding sequence ATGGCTTTTCTACGGGATGAAAGGGTTCATTTGTTCGTGGTCTGCCTGCTTTGCCTCGTGATGATAGCTGCCCCTGCCAAGGCGGTTTCCAGGGGCGGGCGGGCTCCATCCTTCACTCTCCCCGACATCTCCGGCAGGCCTACCGCCCTTTCCGACCTCCTCCGAGGCCGCCAGGCCGTAGTCCTCGCCCTTGGGACAGCTTGGAGCTACCAATTTCCTCAGTGGATGGAGGAGCTCCGGCGGCTGGCCGACCGCTACTCCGACGGGAGTGTCGCCGTGGCCGCTGTCTTCCTCAAGGACAAGCCCAAGAGCGTGCGGCTCTTCGTCAACCGATACGGCCTGACCCGCAGCGGGGTATTGCTCCTGGTCGACTCCAACGGAAGCCTCATCGAGCCGTACGGGATTAGGGAAATACCGCGCATCCTGCTGCTTGATGGGACCGGAACCATCCACTACGACGGCCCCGTGGACAAGATTGAAGACTCAGTGGCTCGCCTCTTGCGGGGAGAAGCCGTCCCGAGGCGACCCAGGAGGCCCGAGTTTACCAAACCACCTCCACTATATTGA
- a CDS encoding nucleotidyltransferase produces the protein MSALEQALISLSRLLNAEEVPYMVIGGIANLVWGVPRATMDVDVTVWVEEERIPTLIDRLGEHLRLLPEEPVAFVERTRVLAAETTEGIRIDIIFGQLPYEEQAIQRARAIDFGGVPVLICSPEDLIIHKIISERPQDREDVRGIIHRLGPQLDREYIEPILRGLEEDLGRADLITFFEGCLER, from the coding sequence ATGAGCGCCCTAGAGCAGGCGCTTATATCGCTGTCCCGGTTGCTCAACGCCGAAGAGGTCCCCTATATGGTCATCGGGGGGATTGCGAACCTGGTGTGGGGCGTCCCGCGTGCAACCATGGATGTAGACGTAACGGTTTGGGTCGAGGAGGAACGGATTCCTACTTTGATCGATCGCCTGGGAGAACACTTGCGCCTTCTGCCTGAAGAACCGGTAGCCTTCGTAGAACGGACCCGCGTCTTAGCGGCCGAGACCACAGAGGGTATCCGCATAGACATCATCTTTGGGCAACTGCCGTATGAGGAGCAGGCCATCCAACGCGCGCGCGCCATCGATTTTGGGGGAGTGCCCGTTCTCATCTGCTCACCTGAGGACCTCATCATCCACAAAATAATTTCTGAGCGTCCCCAGGACCGCGAAGACGTGCGGGGGATAATCCACCGCCTCGGACCCCAGTTGGACCGTGAATACATCGAACCAATCCTTCGAGGGCTGGAAGAGGATTTAGGGCGCGCCGACCTTATTACTTTTTTCGAGGGTTGCCTTGAGAGGTAG